CTTTGATAGCCTACGTATACATAACCACAGGGCAAATATCCTTTGATTACACCTTTCACAAAAACTTTAGCTACCCTCTTTGGCTACAACTTTTAGCTTTCCTACTTTTTGGTATAGGTTTTGCAGTAAAGATCCCCATGTGGCCTGTCCACACTTGGCTTCCTGATGCTCACGTAGAAGCTCCTACCGCAGGGTCTGTGATACTTGCTGCTGTACTTCTTAAGATGGGTACTTACGGTTTTGTGCGCTACTCTTTACCTCTCTTTCCAGAAGCTAGCAAATACTATATTCCTCTCATATTCTTTCTAAGCTTGGTAGCTATCATATATGCTGCCATGATGGCTATAGCTCAAACGCACATAAAAAGGCTTATAGCTTATTCTTCCATAAGCCACATGGGTGTAGTTACATTAGGCACTTTTGCGTCGGACATAAACGCTTTGAACGGTGCCATATACATGATGATCGCTCACGGACTTTCTTCTGCAACGCTCTTTATGTCCGCAGGCTTTATATACGACAGGATACACAGCTATCACATGGATGACCTTGGAGGGCTTGCCAGATATCTACCAAAACTTGCGGTAGTTTTTATGATAAGTGGCCTTGCGGGAATAGGGTTTCCTGGACTTGCTGGTTTTGTGGCGGAGTTTTTGGTATTTTTGGGCACTTTTAAAAACTTCCCTCTTTGGGCTTTTATAGCAGGAACTGGTATGATACTCAGTGCTGCTTACTTCCTCTATATGTACAAAAGGGTTATGTTTGAGGAAGAAACCATATCCGAGTATAGGCTTGAAAAGTGGAAACATCTTAAGGATTTAGAACTTCATCATTTTATACCTTTTGTGCTCATATTAGCTTGTGCCTTTTTGTTAGGGTTATACCCTCTACCTTTTGTTAAAATAGTTGAACAAACTTCAAGGTACGTTTTAGGGGGCTAAAGGTGAACTGGAATGCTATTCTGCCCGAACTCCTGCTTTCAATAGGTATCCTCGTGGTGTTCTTTCTTGAACTTTTCTTGAGCAGGAAACATTACAAACTGCTCATTTTTGTAGCAGGACTCGTTCCTTTACTGAGCGTGCTTTCCCTGTTTTTAGTACAAACACCTACACAAGCTTTCTTTGGTGTTCTTTACACAGACACTTACAGTCTTATTGCCAAGGGCTTGATATATATTATCACGGGCTTGAGTCTTTTTGCGAGTTATGACTACTTTCTCAAAAAAAGTTCAGAGTACGGTGAGCTTGCGTATCTTGTACTTTTGGCTTCTTTAGGACTTTCTCTTCTTGTTTCTTCTGCTAACTTAGCACTTCTCTTTTTATCCTTGGAACTTGCATCAATAACCATGTACATACTCATAGGTACTTTTAAAGGAGAATACCTTTCAAAGGAAGCGTCTTATAAGTATCTGGTTATAGGTAGCATAGGTACAGCCATGTTAGCCTTTGGAAGTGCCTTTTACTACGGTGCTGTAGGTAGCCTAACGCTTAAGCAATATTCACAAGATAATACTCTTTTCTTATTGGGTATGTTCCTGATCCTTTCCGCTTTGGCTCTTAAGGTTTCTTCCGTTCCCTTCCACTTTTGGACACCAGACGCTTATGAAGGGGCTCCTACACCTATAACTGCTTACATATCAACAGCTCCTAAGATTGCTCTCTACTTCTTGCTTTCTAAGATGGCTATGCTCTTTTCACAGATGAAAGCGTGGGTGCTTTTAGTGATCCTTCTGTCTGTTCTCTCCATGTTCTACGCTGGATTGATAGCCTATGTTCAGAGGTCTGTAAAGAGACTTTTGGCATACTCTTCTGTAGCACATGCAGGCTACTTTTTGCTGGGCGTAGTTGTATGGGATAAATTTTTAAACTCCGCTATGCTCTTTTATCTGTCCGTCTATGCTTTTGCATCCTTTGGCTCTTTTGTAATACTTGCGGTTCTTGAAAAAAGGGAGAACTTTACGCACCACTTTATGGACTATAGGGGACTTGGAAGGTACGATACGCTTTTAGCGGTGTTTCTGTCCCTTTTTCTATTTGCCATGATAGGGATACCACCCATGGCTCTCTTTATAGGCAAGCTGGGTATCTTTGCAGGTCTTATAAAGCTCGGATTTTTGCCTCTGGCTTTGCTTTTCTTACTGGCAAGCCTTATATCCGCAGGGTATTATCTTAAGGTGATAGTTTATATGTTTATGGAAGGCAGGGAAAGAAAGTGGCAAAAGGCAGAAATATCTGTGGGAGAAGCTCTTGTTATATTAGTGTGTGCGATGGCTGTAGTGTCTTTAGGCCTTTTCCCCAATGCTCTTTATGACCTTATACTCAAAGGGCTATGATGCTCAAAGTTCTTCCAGTAGGCATGCTCTCTGTGAACTGTTCCATCTTGGTTGATGAGGAGGAAGGAAAGGCTGTTGTGTTTGATCCTGGTGCGGATGCACAAAAGATAGAAAAGGAGCTTGAAGGTTTTGAACTCACTGCCATAGTATGCACACACGGAC
The DNA window shown above is from Hydrogenobacter hydrogenophilus and carries:
- a CDS encoding complex I subunit 4 family protein, translated to MLSVAIFLPLLAGILVLLLRREKFSKLISVFSSGVVLLLILTLFLGFDWSKGGFQYETKYPWIPTLGIYYHIGVDGMAISLLLMTAIMFFASFIWSWKIEDRPNLYHALFLILETACLGVFSALDFFLFYIFWEGMLIPMYFIIGLWGHERKVYAANKFFVYTFFGSLFLLLGIASLIAYVYITTGQISFDYTFHKNFSYPLWLQLLAFLLFGIGFAVKIPMWPVHTWLPDAHVEAPTAGSVILAAVLLKMGTYGFVRYSLPLFPEASKYYIPLIFFLSLVAIIYAAMMAIAQTHIKRLIAYSSISHMGVVTLGTFASDINALNGAIYMMIAHGLSSATLFMSAGFIYDRIHSYHMDDLGGLARYLPKLAVVFMISGLAGIGFPGLAGFVAEFLVFLGTFKNFPLWAFIAGTGMILSAAYFLYMYKRVMFEEETISEYRLEKWKHLKDLELHHFIPFVLILACAFLLGLYPLPFVKIVEQTSRYVLGG
- a CDS encoding NADH-quinone oxidoreductase subunit N produces the protein MNWNAILPELLLSIGILVVFFLELFLSRKHYKLLIFVAGLVPLLSVLSLFLVQTPTQAFFGVLYTDTYSLIAKGLIYIITGLSLFASYDYFLKKSSEYGELAYLVLLASLGLSLLVSSANLALLFLSLELASITMYILIGTFKGEYLSKEASYKYLVIGSIGTAMLAFGSAFYYGAVGSLTLKQYSQDNTLFLLGMFLILSALALKVSSVPFHFWTPDAYEGAPTPITAYISTAPKIALYFLLSKMAMLFSQMKAWVLLVILLSVLSMFYAGLIAYVQRSVKRLLAYSSVAHAGYFLLGVVVWDKFLNSAMLFYLSVYAFASFGSFVILAVLEKRENFTHHFMDYRGLGRYDTLLAVFLSLFLFAMIGIPPMALFIGKLGIFAGLIKLGFLPLALLFLLASLISAGYYLKVIVYMFMEGRERKWQKAEISVGEALVILVCAMAVVSLGLFPNALYDLILKGL